A single region of the Pseudomonas sp. GGS8 genome encodes:
- a CDS encoding polysaccharide biosynthesis tyrosine autokinase: protein MDNSPSIYVERPLQAHLPQHQQHGEEKDTIDLLKYWRVIWRAHWKIGWLMLLVCALAMATLSFIPAQYIGSTTLLIKEKTPPLLTFQQITDSSSGTVDYLQTQLALLQSRDLAERAVKKLNLTTNPVTDPRQQPQSWFTPRKWLANLDLGQWLPALEFLIPQQVVPTETDIFNEVTQNLMKRTDVKFVGKSQLLNIEVELPDPDLAAATANALAQGFIDSQFDNSLKSSQNSTSWMNSRLIELRNNLRSAEDKLQAYREEQGLVDVDGVATISANELEMTGNRMIDARRNLAEAESQYRQVQALSNGNLSNLSSVPAVLSNPLVQKFQAQRAKAQAKVEELSGRYGPKHPTLVAAIAELRMATDSLRLQVQQVVAGIEHEYQLSRANENSLRKSFNNNKAQIQEISRKEFQLREFQREVDSSRALYETFITRLKETAATSDMDSTKARIVDPAIVPLEPSKPRKTLIMAIVAFVAALIGMVLALISEARNKTFKTDEAVESTLNIPLLSVVPLVTKRSRRQLARLFDDNENPRFCETIRNLRTWLMLHGGENPSQVVLVASTMADEGKSTIANNLAYSLAKLERVLLIDADMRRSSLSLNFDFPTDSPGLANVLAGTARLEDCIRTVGNLDMLPAGKLAPSPLDLLSSPCLTPLLETLKSRYQRIIIDSPPAQMVSDALLLAKHSDAVIYVIKAESTPISQVQKCLAILQQSHAPVFGVVLNQVDLRKARKQGYSHSDTFQNYDYLSR from the coding sequence ATGGACAACAGCCCAAGCATCTACGTCGAACGTCCGCTCCAGGCGCATCTGCCTCAGCATCAGCAGCATGGTGAGGAGAAGGACACCATTGACCTGCTCAAATACTGGAGGGTGATCTGGCGTGCTCATTGGAAAATCGGATGGTTGATGCTGCTTGTCTGTGCGCTCGCAATGGCCACGCTGTCGTTCATTCCCGCGCAGTACATCGGCAGCACCACCCTGCTGATCAAAGAAAAAACGCCACCACTGCTGACCTTCCAGCAAATCACGGACTCAAGCTCCGGTACCGTCGATTACTTGCAGACGCAACTGGCGCTCCTGCAGTCGCGGGACTTGGCCGAACGTGCCGTCAAAAAGCTCAACCTCACCACTAACCCGGTGACCGATCCCCGCCAACAACCGCAGTCATGGTTTACGCCACGCAAATGGTTGGCAAACCTTGATCTTGGCCAGTGGTTGCCGGCACTGGAGTTTTTGATACCCCAGCAGGTAGTGCCCACTGAAACCGACATTTTCAATGAAGTCACGCAGAACCTCATGAAGCGCACCGACGTGAAATTTGTCGGTAAGAGTCAGCTGCTTAATATAGAGGTAGAGCTGCCCGACCCTGACCTGGCGGCCGCAACCGCCAATGCGCTTGCCCAAGGCTTCATCGATAGCCAGTTCGACAATAGCCTGAAGTCCTCGCAGAACAGCACTAGCTGGATGAACTCACGCTTGATCGAGTTGCGCAATAATCTGCGCAGTGCCGAAGACAAGCTTCAGGCCTACCGGGAAGAACAAGGCCTGGTCGATGTCGACGGTGTCGCCACCATCAGCGCCAACGAACTGGAAATGACTGGCAATCGCATGATCGATGCCCGTCGTAATCTGGCGGAAGCCGAGAGCCAGTACCGCCAGGTGCAGGCCCTGAGCAATGGCAACTTGAGCAACCTCTCCAGTGTGCCGGCCGTCTTGAGTAACCCTTTGGTGCAAAAATTCCAGGCTCAACGGGCCAAGGCCCAAGCCAAGGTTGAAGAGTTGTCGGGGCGCTACGGTCCGAAACATCCAACCCTTGTCGCCGCTATCGCCGAGTTGCGTATGGCCACCGACAGCTTGCGCCTGCAGGTTCAGCAGGTGGTGGCTGGCATTGAACATGAATACCAATTATCCCGGGCCAATGAAAATTCACTTCGCAAATCATTCAACAACAACAAGGCACAGATACAGGAGATTTCTCGCAAGGAATTCCAGCTGCGCGAGTTCCAGCGAGAAGTCGACAGCAGTCGCGCGTTGTATGAGACCTTCATCACTCGCTTGAAGGAAACGGCGGCCACCTCAGACATGGATTCCACCAAAGCGCGCATCGTCGACCCTGCGATTGTGCCTTTGGAACCGAGCAAACCCCGCAAAACACTGATCATGGCGATTGTCGCCTTCGTGGCCGCGCTGATCGGCATGGTGTTGGCATTAATATCCGAAGCCCGGAACAAAACCTTCAAGACCGACGAAGCGGTCGAAAGCACGCTTAACATCCCCCTGCTCAGTGTGGTGCCGCTGGTCACGAAGAGAAGCCGCCGGCAACTGGCGCGATTGTTCGACGACAACGAGAATCCGCGCTTTTGCGAGACCATCCGCAACTTGCGCACCTGGCTGATGTTGCACGGCGGAGAAAATCCGTCACAGGTGGTACTCGTTGCCTCGACCATGGCCGATGAAGGTAAAAGCACCATTGCCAACAACCTGGCTTACTCGCTTGCAAAACTGGAGCGGGTCCTGTTGATCGATGCCGACATGCGCCGATCCAGCCTTTCGCTCAATTTCGATTTTCCGACAGACAGCCCGGGGCTGGCCAATGTCCTGGCGGGTACTGCCCGACTCGAAGATTGTATCCGGACTGTCGGCAATTTAGACATGTTGCCGGCCGGCAAACTTGCGCCCTCACCGCTTGATCTGCTTAGCTCGCCGTGCCTGACGCCCCTGCTCGAAACGCTGAAGTCGCGTTACCAACGCATCATCATCGACTCCCCGCCTGCGCAAATGGTCAGCGACGCGCTATTGCTGGCTAAGCATTCGGACGCGGTGATCTACGTGATAAAAGCCGAAAGCACACCGATCAGCCAGGTGCAGAAATGCCTCGCCATACTGCAACAGAGCCACGCGCCTGTGTTCGGTGTGGTGCTCAACCAGGTTGACCTGCGCAAGGCGCGCAAACAGGGCTACAGCCATAGCGATACGTTCCAGAACTACGACTACCTGTCCCGTTAA
- a CDS encoding polysaccharide biosynthesis/export family protein: MNSRMLALLFVPWLLPVTFAADTGAQYKLAAGDVLRITVFGERDLSFDKIRLNDAGTFSYPFLGEIAAKGLTPNQVEKIIVDGLKQGYLVDPKVSLNLIVYRSFYINGEVQKPGSYPYEPGLTLEKAIALGGGLTERASIKRVTIVRGDGSPPLTDTVTRSTAIAPGDTISIAQGFF, from the coding sequence ATGAACTCGCGAATGCTTGCCTTGTTGTTCGTGCCGTGGCTGTTGCCCGTGACTTTTGCAGCGGACACCGGCGCCCAGTACAAACTGGCGGCCGGCGATGTATTGCGCATCACCGTATTCGGAGAGCGGGATTTGAGCTTCGACAAAATCCGCCTCAATGATGCCGGTACATTTTCCTATCCGTTTCTGGGTGAGATCGCCGCCAAGGGGCTCACCCCCAATCAGGTAGAAAAAATCATCGTCGACGGGCTCAAGCAAGGTTACCTGGTCGACCCCAAGGTCAGCCTCAACCTGATCGTCTACCGCTCGTTCTACATCAATGGCGAAGTACAAAAGCCCGGCAGCTATCCATACGAGCCCGGGCTGACGCTGGAGAAAGCCATTGCCCTGGGCGGTGGTCTGACCGAACGGGCCTCGATCAAGCGAGTGACCATCGTGCGCGGCGATGGCTCGCCACCACTGACCGATACGGTCACGCGCAGCACCGCCATCGCTCCCGGTGACACCATCTCCATTGCACAAGGCTTTTTCTAA
- a CDS encoding outer membrane beta-barrel protein — MTLKTHAPFALIMISLCPETAWSLDPQSIGVYGFDFTPTLLFSESYDDNFRELDRGRQSSMVTKVAPSFELKAEDRNSATRLIWQPTRYIYHDEPSASNTAQRVRLNSIMEFTDRHRLKLEAESHKYERTTSTAIDGINDKIRNNRVNGLYTFGARNADNQIDLGASYAQLRYDNADGINKDKERNTTGLTTTWYHRIGSNTRGLLEYDHTVFDYLQTDSRLNSTANAILAGAEWDFTARTTGKVRIGYERKNFDDSSVKDLNNPTWQVDLRWKPRTYSTFSFVARQALAEGDDGADAVKTSSALFGWRHGWTERITTVAEAGLARYEYEGQNRTDNLRDYNFAVEYQMRRWLDIELGYRHRNDNSDADNRSFERNIFLLSFNVSL, encoded by the coding sequence ATGACCCTTAAGACCCACGCCCCTTTCGCATTGATAATGATTTCTTTATGTCCCGAAACGGCCTGGAGTCTCGACCCTCAGTCCATTGGCGTCTACGGCTTCGACTTCACCCCCACATTGTTATTTTCGGAGAGCTATGATGACAACTTCCGGGAACTGGATCGGGGACGTCAGTCTTCCATGGTGACCAAGGTGGCGCCCTCTTTCGAACTCAAGGCCGAAGACCGAAACAGTGCCACGCGACTTATCTGGCAGCCTACCCGCTACATTTATCATGACGAGCCAAGCGCCTCGAATACGGCGCAACGCGTGCGGCTCAACAGCATCATGGAGTTCACCGACCGCCATCGACTGAAACTTGAAGCCGAGTCGCATAAATATGAGCGTACGACCTCGACTGCCATCGATGGCATCAACGACAAGATTCGCAATAACCGCGTCAATGGTCTTTATACCTTTGGCGCCCGGAACGCTGACAATCAGATCGATCTGGGCGCCAGTTACGCTCAACTTCGTTACGACAACGCCGATGGCATCAACAAAGACAAAGAGCGCAATACCACCGGCCTGACCACCACCTGGTACCACCGCATCGGCAGCAACACGCGTGGGCTGTTGGAGTATGACCATACCGTCTTTGATTACCTGCAAACCGACAGCCGCCTCAACAGCACCGCCAATGCGATCCTGGCCGGCGCCGAATGGGACTTCACCGCGCGTACCACCGGCAAAGTACGTATTGGTTATGAGCGCAAGAACTTTGATGACAGCAGTGTCAAAGACCTCAATAACCCGACCTGGCAGGTGGACCTGCGATGGAAGCCACGAACCTACTCGACCTTTTCGTTCGTTGCTCGACAGGCGCTGGCCGAGGGTGACGACGGTGCTGACGCCGTCAAGACCAGCTCTGCCCTGTTCGGCTGGCGTCATGGCTGGACCGAGCGAATCACTACCGTGGCCGAAGCAGGGCTGGCCCGCTATGAGTACGAGGGGCAGAACCGCACCGACAACCTTCGCGACTACAACTTCGCGGTGGAATACCAGATGCGTCGCTGGCTGGATATCGAATTGGGCTATCGCCACCGCAACGACAATTCCGATGCCGACAATCGGAGTTTTGAACGCAACATCTTCCTGCTCAGCTTCAACGTAAGTCTCTAA
- the rfaH gene encoding transcription/translation regulatory transformer protein RfaH: MLTSTQASNWYLLQCKPRQDERAKTNLLRQNYVIFCPQIVSQRSIHGKPHQSLEPLFPGYLFIQLGRDDKWAPLRSTRGVSRIVDFNHGPAMVPDDIIEHLRNRCYKPPQVHVPQPFKPGEILQITRGPLSTLEGIFLTMLGDERVMILLHFLNREQPVRIPLNDLERTHLHL, from the coding sequence ATGCTGACGAGTACCCAAGCTTCTAACTGGTATCTTTTGCAGTGCAAGCCACGTCAGGACGAACGGGCAAAGACCAATTTATTGCGGCAAAACTATGTCATCTTCTGCCCGCAAATCGTTAGCCAGCGCTCGATTCATGGGAAACCCCATCAATCCCTTGAGCCTCTCTTCCCTGGGTATCTTTTCATTCAACTCGGCCGTGACGACAAATGGGCGCCTTTACGTTCTACCCGTGGCGTCAGCCGAATCGTCGATTTTAATCACGGCCCGGCAATGGTCCCTGACGATATCATCGAACATCTGCGTAACCGGTGCTATAAACCACCCCAAGTGCATGTACCCCAACCGTTCAAGCCCGGCGAAATACTGCAAATAACCCGAGGACCGCTGTCGACACTCGAAGGTATTTTCCTGACCATGTTAGGTGACGAGCGAGTCATGATCCTGCTTCACTTTCTAAATAGAGAACAGCCGGTTCGTATTCCATTGAATGATCTTGAGCGAACACACCTTCACCTATAA